DNA from Granulicella arctica:
TCCTTTTTCAGGCTCGCCAGCTTTGCCGGGTCTTTCCCGACGCGCTTGCGGAACTCGGCGTCATACGCGGCATAGGCCACCTCGACCTTGGCGAGGGCGATCTTCTCTGCCGGGTAGTTGGTCGTGCCGACCTCGGTTGAGCCTTTGAAGGCCATGTGCTCGAACATGTGCGCGAGGCCGCTGGCACCCTGCGGATCGTCCGCCGATCCCGCGTCCACTTCGGTGTAGAAGCTGAACACCGGGGCCTCGGGCCGCTCGCAGACGATGAGCGTGAGGCCGTTCGGGAGCACCTTTACGGTCGTCCGCTTCTCGAAGCTGGCCAGATCCTGCGCTATTGCTGCGTAGGAGACTCCCACCACCAAAACCGTTGCCATCCATGCAAGACCACGTCGCAAGCAAACCTCCAGACTCACAGAGCTTTAACCATAACCTACGGTTTCGCGGAGAGCCGTAAGTATAAGACGAAGCAGGCGAAAATCTCGCGTGCAGTTTGTTCATGGAGTCTTCACTTGACGAAATGAATGGTCATTCAGTAGAGTTCATCCCGCAGGTAGTTCACGTTTATGCCGAGTCAATCCATGCCGACCAGCAACACTCCAGCCAGACAGATTCGCAAAGTCGCCGTTCTCGGAGCCGGGACGATGGGCTCCCGCATCGCCGCCCATATTGCCAACGCTGGGGTGCCGGTTGTTCTGCTGGATATTGTTCCTCCGGGCACGGCTGCGGATGCGCCGAAGGCTGTGCGGGACAAGATCGTCCTCGGCGCGCTCGACGGGCTTAAGAAGGCCAAGCCTGCTGCGTTCTATACGGCTGATTCCGCGCGACTCCTGACGCTCGGCAACTTTGAGGATGATCTCGCGCTGATTGCCGACTGCGACTGGATCATCGAGGTCGTTGCTGAGAACCTCGACATCAAACATGCGCTGCTTGAGCGAGTCCAGCAGCATCGGCGTCCCGGTACAATCCTCACGACGAATACGAGCGGCATCCCCATCGCGAGTATTGCTGCCGGGCTCTCGGACGAGGCGAAGCCGCATTTCTTCGGCACACATTTCTTCAATCCGCCGCGCTATATGCGGCTGCTCGAGATCATTCCTGCGGCGGCGACGGATGCAGCCGATGTAGCCACGGTCGCTCATTTCTGCGACCAACGACTGGGTAAGGCCGTCGTTCGCTCGCACGATACGCCGAACTTCATCGCCAACCGCATTGGCACCTTTTCGATGGGCAATGCGATTCGCCTGATGATGGCGCAGGGCTTATCCATCGAGGAGGTCGATACGCTGACGGGTTCGGCGCTGGGCTGGCCGAAGACGGGGACCTTTCGCCTGGGCGATTTGGTCGGCGTGGATGTGTTGGCGCATGTTGCTACGAACTTTTCGGCGCAGGCTGCGTCGATCCACGATGAGCGGCAGGATGTTGCGCTCGCGCCGTTCATTGCGAAGATGCTGGAGAACAAGTGGCTCGGCGATAAGACGCAGCAGGGCTTCTACAAGAAGGCGGGCCGGGACGAGCAGGGGCGTGATCAGCGCGATTTCCTCGACTGGCAGACGCTGGAGTACAAGCCGTCGACGCGGCCTAAATTTCCGGCGATCGAGATGGCGAAGAACGTCGAGCAGACGGGTGCGCGGATTGCTCAGCTTCTCCATGCTGACCCCAGCCATGATCGCGCCGCCGCCTTTTACTGGCCGCTACTGACGGAGCTGTTTACCTATGCGGCGAATCGCGTGCCGGAGATCGCGGACAATATCGTCGAGATCGACACGGCGATGAAGACGGGCTTCAACTGGGAGCTTGGGCCGTTCGAGATGATGGATGCCGCCGGTGTGCGAGCAACGACGGAGAAGATGCGGACTGCGGGGCTTCCTATCGCTGCGAACGTCGAAAAGCTGCTGGCCTATCCGCATGCGCTCAGTGAGCCGGGGCCGACCTGGTACAAGGATGATCCGACGACACCGAGCGGGCGGCAGTACTTCGATCCGGTCAGTAGTAGCTATAAGCCGGTTCCGGTGGCTGAGGGTGTCTCGAGTCTTGCTGTGATTAAGAAGCAGCGCGGAGTGGTTCGTAAGAATGCCGGGGCGTCGGTCGTCGATCTTGGCAATGGGGTTGCGGCGATTGAGTTCCACTCGAAGATGAATGCGCTCGGCGACGACATTGTGAACCTCATCACGCAGACGCTGAAGCCGGGGAGTCAGCAGGTCGCTGACTTTGAAGCCTTCGTTATTACAGGCGATGCAGCGAACTTCTCCGTTGGGGCGAACCTGATGCAGCTTCTGCTGACGGTGCAGGAGGAGGAGTGGGACGAGGTCGAGCTGGCCGTCCGTGCCTTCCAGAACATGACTCAGGTGATCAAGTTTTGTCCGCGCCCGGTCGTCGTTGCGCCGTATGGGATGTGTCTGGGTGGTGGCGTTGAGATCAGCCTGCACGCCGCTGCTCGCCAGCCGCATGCGGAGCTTTATATGGGGTTGGTCGAGGCGGGAGTTGGTCTGATTCCCGGCGGCGGCGGCTGCAAGGAGATGGTGTTGCGCTCGATCGAGGCTGGGTCGAGTATCCGGCCTGATGCGCGGGGCGAGGGGGTCGAAATATTCGAGGCGCTCAAGAAGAACTTCGAGACGATTGCTAAGGCTACTGTCTCCACCTCGGCTGCTGAGGCGCGGGGGCTGGGCTTTCTGCGTCCTTCGGACAGCATCACCATCAACCGTGAACGGCTGCTGACGGATGCGAAGCTGAAGGCTCGCGTGTTGGCGGATGCAGGATATGCGGCGCCTGTACCGCGTACAGATATTCCTGCTCCGGGTGAGAATGCGCTGGCTACGCTGAAGCTGGCAGTGTGGACGATGCGAGAGGGGCAGTACATTTCTGACCATGATGCGAAGGTCGCTAACTGGGTGGCGTATGCGCTCTGCGGTGGCGCGGTGACGCCGGGTACGCCGGTGAGCGAGCAGTACCTTCTCGATCTCGAACGGGAGGCATTCCTCTCACTCTGCGGCGAGAAGAAGACGCAGGAGCGTATCGCCTTTACGCTCAAGACCGGCAAGCCGCTGAGGAACTAAGGAGAGCACTATGCGTGACGTGATTATCGCCTCCGCTGTTCGTACTGCCATCGGGAAGGCTCCACGTGGAACACTGCGCACGACGCGGCCGGATGATCTTGCGGCGGTTGCGATCAACGGAGCACTGGCGCGGATTCCGCAGCTCGACAAGGCGGAGATTGAGGATGTCATCCTCGGCTGCGCGATGCCGGAGGCGGAGCAGGGGATGAACGTCGCGCGGGTTGCGAGCTTTCGCGCGGGACTTCCCATCACGGCGTCGGGGATGACGATCAATCGCTACTGCGCGTCGGGGTTGCAGTCGATTGCGATTGCGGCGGACCGGATTCGCTCGGGTGGAGCGGAGGTGATCGTTGCGGGGGGCACGGAGAGTATGTCGTATGTGCCGTTCGGTGGCAATAAGATATCGGTCAATCCGTGGCTGGTGGAGAACTATCCGGGCAGCTATATGTCGATGGGGCTGACGGCGGAGCGCGTGGCGAGCCACTACGGCATCACGCGTGAGCAGATGGACCAGTTCTCGTATGAGTCGCACCAGAAGGCGATTGCGGCGATTGCGGCGGGACGGTTCGAGGATGAGATCGTTCCGGTGACGGTTACGAATACGGTTCCGAATGGAAAAGGAAGAGCCAAGCCAGTCGAGTCGACGTTCAAGCAGGATGAAGGGCCGCGTGCCGATACCTCATTGGAGGCGCTGGCGAAGCTGAAGCCGGTATTTCATGCGAAGGGAACGGTGACGGCGGGTAACTCGTCGCAGACGTCGGATGGAGCGGCGGCTGCGGTGGTGATGTCGGCGGAGCGGGCTGCGGCGCTGGGGATTCCGGCGCTGGCGAAGTTTATCGCCTTCGCCTATGCGGGTTGCGATCCGGAGGAGATGGGCATCGGACCGATCCACGCGATTCCCAAGGTGCTGAAGATGGCCGGGTTGTCCCTTGAGGATATCGACCTGTTCGAGTTGAATGAGGCGTTCGCGGCTCAGTCGCTTGCGGTGCTGAAGGTGCTCGGGATCGATCCGGCAAAGGTGAATGTAAATGGTGGAGCGATTGCGCTTGGGCATCCGCTTGGGTGTACAGGGACGAAGCTGACGGCAACGCTGCTGCGGGAGATGCCGCGGCGCAAGGCTAAGTATGGGATCGTGACGATGTGCGTTGGTGGAGGGATGGGGGCGGCTGGGGTGTTTGAGGCAGTGAATTGAAAGCGAGCATCAAAGCCGGGATCATTGGACTCGGATTCCTTTGCCGTATAGGAATCTTGTGTCAGGCTTTGTTTGAATATGGAGCGGCTATAAATGGTGCTCCCGTCTCAAGGTTGTTCGCCGTGTCTTTCTTCTTGCAAATTGCAAGTGCGCCGACTGTCTTTATAGGCTCGATTCTCGGAGTTATCAGAGTTCCGAAGTTTACAAAGATAGCGCTAGTTCTTTCATGTGCATGCGGCCTCTATCCCGTTTGGATTGCTCTTACTGCATTATGGCCATCGGGATTGAATAATTGGCATATGACCTTTTCTGCTTTTCCTCAAGAGGCATTAGTAAAGCTGACTATCGCCCTTCTACCCGCAGTTCTTGTATGTCTTCTCTCTACATTTTTCTTCAGACAGCTTCGTTATACTCGACTTTTTTAGGAGCCTCAAATGGCCACTCTAACTACTCCGTCCCCCATTGTCACTCGCATCGCTGGCGGTTCCTTCCTCATTACCGACCCGACGCCCTCCAACTGTTTCTTCCCCGAGGACTTCACCGAAGAGCATCGGCAGATTGCGCAGACGACTGCGGACTTCGCCACCAACGAGATTCTGCCGATGTCGGATGTGATTGAGGCGAAGGATTTCTCCGTCACGCGGCGGCTCATCAAGGAGGCGGGCGATCTTGGGCTGACCTCGGTCGATATTCCCGAGGAGTATGGCGGGCTTGAGATGGACAAGAGGACCTCGGCCATCATCGCGGACAATATTGCGAAGCAGGGCAGCTTCTCAGTGGCGTTTTCGGCGAATGTCGGCATTGGAACGATGCCGCTGGTCTGGTATGGGACGGAGGCGCAGAAGAAGAAGTATCTGCCGAAGCTGGCGAGCGGGGAGTTTGTCGGGGCGTATGCGCTGTCGGAGTCGACGAGCGGGTCGGACGCCGTGAATGCCAGCACGCGGGCGGTGCTGTCGGAGGATGGGCAGAGCTATACGCTGAACGGCGAGAAGATGTGGATCACGAACGCGGGCTTTGCCGACATCTTTACCGTCTTCGCGAAGTGCGAGGTGAAGGAGGGCAAGGACGCCGGGAAGGAGAGGCTGACGGCGTTTCTGATCGAGCGGGGCACGCCGGGGTTCACGGTGGGGAAGGAGGAGCACAAGCTCGGCATTCGGGGCAGCTCGACGTGTCCGCTGATCCTGGCGAACTGCGTTGTGCCGAAGGAGAATCTGCTGGGCGAGGTGGGCAAGGGGCACCATATCGCCTTCAATATCCTCAACGTCGGCCGCTACAAGCTGGGTAACGCCGCCGTTGGGGCTTCGCGTATGACGCTGGGCAACGGCATCCGCTATGCGAAGGAGCGCAAGGCCTTTGGAAAGACGATCTCGGAGTTCGGTCTGATCCAGGAGAAGATCGCCGACATGGCTGTGGGAGTGTTTGTGGGTGAGGCGCTCTGCTACCGGACGGTCGGCCTGATCGACGCCGCGCTCGATGGGGTAGAGAAGAACGATACGGCGGAGATCCAGAAGAGGATTGAGGACTATGCCGTCGAGTGCTCGATTGTGAAGGTGTGGGCCAGCGAGATGCTCGACAAGGTGGTCGACGAGACGCTACAGATCTTCGCCGGCTACGGCTATGTCGAGGAGTACCCGGCGGAGCGCGCCTACCGCGACGCCCGCATCAACCGGATCTTCGAGGGCACGAACGAGATTAATCGGTTGATCATCACCGGCTGGCTGATGAAGTCAGCGATGTCGGGCAAGCTGGCCCTGATGCCTGCTATTAAACAGCTTATGGATGAGGTGATGGCTGGGCCGAGCCCCAAAGAGGACCGCGAGGGTCCGCTCGCCGGGGAGTTTGCCCTGCTCGCCGCAGCCAAGAAACTGACGCTCTTTGCTGCCGGGGCCGCCACGCAGAAGTATATGGCGAAGCTGGTCGACGAGCAGGAGGTCATGGCTGCCATCGCCGACAGTATTATCGAGGTCTACGCGATGGAATCGGCTATCCTGCGGGCTGAGAAGTTGGCCACCGGGAAGGGCAGTGTGGGGTCGGCGATCCCCGTTGCCATGGCGCGGGTCTATGCCGCCGGAGCGATCGAGCGGATCGAGCTGGCTTCGCGGCGCATTATCGCTGCCGTGGCCGAGGGGGATATGGCGCGCACCCAGTTCACCATTCTTCGGCGGCTGGCCAAGCACGACCCGGCTGACACGATTGCGCTTCGGCGTCAGGTCGCCCGGCACGTCATCCAGGCAGGGAAGTATGCGGTCTGACCACGAGGCTGACGAAAACCCAAAAGAAGGCCGCCGGCTATTCTGAGACGGTCTTTTGTCGATCTAAATGTAAACTGCTTTCTGGACGGGGCGTCACCCCCCAACTGGGAGAACAACTTTTTCTGGGGATCGTGGTCTAAGTGATACAACCGAAGGTCTAAAGAACCGCGCCGCTCCGGGATAACTCAGTCCGTGGCGGTTATATATGACAGGCAGCAAGAAACTTTTGAAGTACAGGGATCAGCCAATGCGCAGTCGTTCGATGTTCCTCCTCCTCGTTCTCGCCTTTCTCGCCCTTACCGCCGGATTTACCACCTCCAGCCAAGCCGCTGTGCAGAACCGCATCGCCGGTGAGGTGACGGAGGGTAGCCGTGTCGCTCTGACCCATACGGTCTCCCCGAAGGCGTCGCACGCGATGGATTTGGGCGCTGCGCCCTCTTCGCTCCCCTTACAGGGGATGACCCTGCGCTTCAGCATGACCACGGCTCAACACGCAGCGCTTAGCCAGCTCCTGATTGACCAGCAGAATCCCAGCTCCTCGCGCTATCACCAGTGGTTGACGCCGCAGCAGTTTGGCGCGCAGTTTGGCCTCAGCGCCGCGGATATCACGAAGGTTTCATCCTGGCTGACCTCGCAGGGGTTCACGATTACCAGCGTCGCGAACAGCTCTACCTTTATTCGGTTTTCTGGTACCGTTTCGCAAGCGGATCAGGCATTCGGCACGACCATTCATAAGCTCTCTCTCGACGGTGAACAGCATATCTCCAACCTGACTGAGCCAGCCCTTCCGGCGGCTATCGCGGGTGTCGTCGAGAATATTTCCGGTCTCGATGATTTCAAGCTCAAGCCGCACCTGCGTGTCCGTGCGGTTACGAGCCGTTCCACGAGCACAGCGCATCCCAAAGACACGATTGACACGACTGCCGGAGTTGAGCATTTCATCTCTCCCGGCGACTTCTATGTCATTTACGATTTGAATCCCCTGTTGACCGCTTCGACGCCGATTAACGGCTCTGGAGTCACTATTGCGGTCATGGGGCAGGTCGATATCAGTCTCACCGATATCGCTGCCTTTCGTACAGCCTCGGGCCTCAGCACGAACGCCCCTACCATCACGACCTATGGAACGGATCCCGGCTCGCCTACTACGGCATGTCTCGCCGATCCCGCTCCCAGCACTTGCACGGTCACGGGTGGCGATCTCGACGAATCGGAGCTTGACGTCGAATGGGCCGGTGCTACCGCACCCTCGGCTAACATCGTCTTCGTCAATTCGACGGATGTCATCGGCATCTCCCTCGTTGATTCCATTGACAACAACCTTGCTCCTATCATGACCGTCAGCTATGGCGGCTGCGAGGTACACGACTTCTCAACCGGTGCGATGAACTCGCTCAATGAATACTTCCAACAGGCGAACGCCCAAGGAATCACGGTCGTTGGTCCTGCCGGTGACACCGGTGCCACCGATTGTGATGATTCCGATACCACCGAGCCTCCGAGTGCCACGCTTGGCCTCGCCGTTGACTTTCCTGCAAGCTCTCCTTTTGTGACTGCTGTAGGCGGAACCGAGTTCAGCGAAGGTGCTGATACGGCAGGACAATATTGGAACAACTCCACGACGAATACATCGACGACCTCGGCACTGTCGTACATTCCTGAGACGGTTTGGAACGATACGGCTGCGGAGATCGCTTCCAGCCCGACGAACGCTTCATTCAGCGCGGGCGGAGGTGGTGCCAGCGTGGTCTTTTCAAAGCCCACATGGCAAACTGGAACCGGCGTTCCCAGTGACGGCCAGCGTGATGTTCCCGACCTTGCATTCAACGCCTCTGCGGATCACGACGCCTACCTTGTCTGCGCACAGGACTCTTGCCAGGGAGGGACTTACTTTGTTCAAAGTGGAACTGACGCAGGCGAGTTCAATGCCTTTGGCGGAACCTCCGTCTCCACCCCATCCTTTGCCGGTATCCTTGCCCTGGTGGAGCAGAAACTTGGCGGATCGCGTATCGGCAATGCCAACCCTTACATCTACGCCCTTGCTAATGGAAGTTCCTACTCCTCCATCTTTCACGATGTCACTACGGGGAACAACGACAGCCCCTGCACGAAGGGTTCAACTGACTGCCCGAACGGCGGAAGCATCGGCTTCAGTGCCGGCGTTGGCTACGATCAGGCTAGCGGTTGGGGCAGCCTGGACGTCTCCAACTTTGCCAATAGTTTCTCGTCTGTAGTCACGGCTCTTCCAAACGCTACGTCTATAACGGTCACGAATTCGCCGTCCATTCCCGCCCTCAACCAGACCGTTACCTTTACTGCTACGGTTGCGCACACCTCAGGGACTGCGACTCCTACTGGTACGGTCACCTTCACGGTCGACAATGCCGCGACCTCAACCTCAGAGACGCTTAGCTCCTCAGGGACGGCTACTTTCTCCACGGCATTTACTACCAGCGGATCGCACATCATTTACTCGTCATACTCGGGTGACAGCAACTACTATGGTTCCTCTACAACGACGACCATCACCTCAGGAACAGTGCCTACCGGCTCCATTAGTCTGAGCGCGTCACCCGCTACGATTTCCATCGCCAGCGGTGGAAGTATCAGCTCCACGATCACAATCACTTCTGCAGGTGGTTATGCAGGAACAGTCGACCTAACCGCAGTAGCATCTACTCTCAACGGAACGTTTGAGTTTTTGTCTAATAGCTCGCCGGTTACGTCGGTCACGGTTCCTGCTGGTGGTAGTACAGCTGTAACCTTCACCGTCAGCTCTGTTACTGCTGCAACTAAAGGGGCAGGCAAGCTGAATAGAAGCAGCGGGGTGAGCAACCTGGTAGTGGGCGGCGGAGCAACGTTGGCCGGACTTCTGCTCTTTGGATTTACCGGCACGCGCCGCAGACGTTGGCCAGCTGTCTTCAGCTTGCTAGCTTTTACGGCTCTGATCGCTGGTATGGGATGCAGCAGTTCCTCTACTACGACGACAACTACCGGTGCGGGCACCTATACCATCACAATTACCGGGGCAGATAGCGTAACCCCGAGTACGATCACGGCCAGCACAAATCTAACCGTTACAATCCAGTAGTTTGAAGGGTTGCAGTAGTAAAAAGGCCGCGTCATAGTGACGCGGCCTTTACCTGTGTCAGACGTTCTTATTTTAAGAGGTGATCTTTGCTGCGACTACTGTGTCCAGCTCCTCCGGTCCTTGCGCGAGAGACATCAGGTACTGTTGGGCGTTGAAGGGTTTGCCCTCGTGTGGAGCGCGGATGTAGTCTCCATCGGGCTGTAGCAGGCGGGCCTTGGTGTTGTCCTTCAGGTAGGAGCCGAGGATCTCGTCGCGCAGGCGTTTTGCCAGCGTTACGTCGCTCACTGGAAAGACGACCTCGCAGCGTTCGTGCAGGTTGCGCGCCATCCAGTCGGCGCTTCCGCAGAAGATCTCCGGATTGCCACCGTTGGCGAAGCTGAAGATGCGGCTGTGCTCGAGGTAGCGTCCGACGATCGATCGCACCCGTATCCGCTCGCTCAGCCCCTTCACGCCTGGGCGTAGCGAACACATGCCGCGCACGATCAGGTCGATCTCCACGCCAGCCTGCGATGCCGCGTAGAGTGCCTCGATAACTCGTCGCTCGAGCAGGCCGTTTACCTTGGCGACGATTCCGGATTTCAGGCCTGCCTTAGCGTGCTCTGCCTCGCGCTCAATCAGGCGGACAAACGTATCCGCCATGGTGAGGGGGGCGACCAGCAGTGGCTCGTAGGTCTCGGACTCCGACTCCGCCGTCAGGTAGTTGAACACGGATTGAACCGCCGCCGTGAGCTCCGGCCGCGAGGTCAGCAGGCTGATATCGGTATAGAAACGCGATGTCACAGGGTTGTAGTTGCCCGTGCCGAGATGTGCGTACCGCCGCACCACGCCATCGGGGTCACGTCGTACCAGCAGAGAGAGCTTGCAGTGCGTCTTCAGCCCAAAGATACCGTGGTATACGCCGACGCCTGCATCCTCCAGCTCGCGGGCCCAGCGGATGTTCGAGTCCTCGTCGAACCGCGCCATCAACTCGACCACCACGGTTACATCTTTGCTGAGACCGGCCTCGATGAGCGCGCGGAAGATGGGCGAATCCTTGCTCGTTCGATAGAGCGTCTGCTTCATCGAGATCACGGCCGGGTCGAGAGCGCCCGCTTCGATGAACTCCTCGACCGTCTGGTAGCTGTCGAACGGATGATGGAGCATCACGTCTTTGGCGCGGAGGTCTTCGAAGAGGTCTGCTGATTTCGGCTGTAATTTATAGTCGTGCGGCTTGAACTCGGGATACTTCAGGTCTGCCCGCTTGACGTCGGACGCCAGGTTCATCAGTCGCGAAAGATTCACGGGGCCGTCGGTA
Protein-coding regions in this window:
- a CDS encoding protease pro-enzyme activation domain-containing protein, whose amino-acid sequence is MRSRSMFLLLVLAFLALTAGFTTSSQAAVQNRIAGEVTEGSRVALTHTVSPKASHAMDLGAAPSSLPLQGMTLRFSMTTAQHAALSQLLIDQQNPSSSRYHQWLTPQQFGAQFGLSAADITKVSSWLTSQGFTITSVANSSTFIRFSGTVSQADQAFGTTIHKLSLDGEQHISNLTEPALPAAIAGVVENISGLDDFKLKPHLRVRAVTSRSTSTAHPKDTIDTTAGVEHFISPGDFYVIYDLNPLLTASTPINGSGVTIAVMGQVDISLTDIAAFRTASGLSTNAPTITTYGTDPGSPTTACLADPAPSTCTVTGGDLDESELDVEWAGATAPSANIVFVNSTDVIGISLVDSIDNNLAPIMTVSYGGCEVHDFSTGAMNSLNEYFQQANAQGITVVGPAGDTGATDCDDSDTTEPPSATLGLAVDFPASSPFVTAVGGTEFSEGADTAGQYWNNSTTNTSTTSALSYIPETVWNDTAAEIASSPTNASFSAGGGGASVVFSKPTWQTGTGVPSDGQRDVPDLAFNASADHDAYLVCAQDSCQGGTYFVQSGTDAGEFNAFGGTSVSTPSFAGILALVEQKLGGSRIGNANPYIYALANGSSYSSIFHDVTTGNNDSPCTKGSTDCPNGGSIGFSAGVGYDQASGWGSLDVSNFANSFSSVVTALPNATSITVTNSPSIPALNQTVTFTATVAHTSGTATPTGTVTFTVDNAATSTSETLSSSGTATFSTAFTTSGSHIIYSSYSGDSNYYGSSTTTTITSGTVPTGSISLSASPATISIASGGSISSTITITSAGGYAGTVDLTAVASTLNGTFEFLSNSSPVTSVTVPAGGSTAVTFTVSSVTAATKGAGKLNRSSGVSNLVVGGGATLAGLLLFGFTGTRRRRWPAVFSLLAFTALIAGMGCSSSSTTTTTTGAGTYTITITGADSVTPSTITASTNLTVTIQ
- a CDS encoding 3-hydroxyacyl-CoA dehydrogenase/enoyl-CoA hydratase family protein, with translation MPTSNTPARQIRKVAVLGAGTMGSRIAAHIANAGVPVVLLDIVPPGTAADAPKAVRDKIVLGALDGLKKAKPAAFYTADSARLLTLGNFEDDLALIADCDWIIEVVAENLDIKHALLERVQQHRRPGTILTTNTSGIPIASIAAGLSDEAKPHFFGTHFFNPPRYMRLLEIIPAAATDAADVATVAHFCDQRLGKAVVRSHDTPNFIANRIGTFSMGNAIRLMMAQGLSIEEVDTLTGSALGWPKTGTFRLGDLVGVDVLAHVATNFSAQAASIHDERQDVALAPFIAKMLENKWLGDKTQQGFYKKAGRDEQGRDQRDFLDWQTLEYKPSTRPKFPAIEMAKNVEQTGARIAQLLHADPSHDRAAAFYWPLLTELFTYAANRVPEIADNIVEIDTAMKTGFNWELGPFEMMDAAGVRATTEKMRTAGLPIAANVEKLLAYPHALSEPGPTWYKDDPTTPSGRQYFDPVSSSYKPVPVAEGVSSLAVIKKQRGVVRKNAGASVVDLGNGVAAIEFHSKMNALGDDIVNLITQTLKPGSQQVADFEAFVITGDAANFSVGANLMQLLLTVQEEEWDEVELAVRAFQNMTQVIKFCPRPVVVAPYGMCLGGGVEISLHAAARQPHAELYMGLVEAGVGLIPGGGGCKEMVLRSIEAGSSIRPDARGEGVEIFEALKKNFETIAKATVSTSAAEARGLGFLRPSDSITINRERLLTDAKLKARVLADAGYAAPVPRTDIPAPGENALATLKLAVWTMREGQYISDHDAKVANWVAYALCGGAVTPGTPVSEQYLLDLEREAFLSLCGEKKTQERIAFTLKTGKPLRN
- a CDS encoding acyl-CoA dehydrogenase family protein; protein product: MATLTTPSPIVTRIAGGSFLITDPTPSNCFFPEDFTEEHRQIAQTTADFATNEILPMSDVIEAKDFSVTRRLIKEAGDLGLTSVDIPEEYGGLEMDKRTSAIIADNIAKQGSFSVAFSANVGIGTMPLVWYGTEAQKKKYLPKLASGEFVGAYALSESTSGSDAVNASTRAVLSEDGQSYTLNGEKMWITNAGFADIFTVFAKCEVKEGKDAGKERLTAFLIERGTPGFTVGKEEHKLGIRGSSTCPLILANCVVPKENLLGEVGKGHHIAFNILNVGRYKLGNAAVGASRMTLGNGIRYAKERKAFGKTISEFGLIQEKIADMAVGVFVGEALCYRTVGLIDAALDGVEKNDTAEIQKRIEDYAVECSIVKVWASEMLDKVVDETLQIFAGYGYVEEYPAERAYRDARINRIFEGTNEINRLIITGWLMKSAMSGKLALMPAIKQLMDEVMAGPSPKEDREGPLAGEFALLAAAKKLTLFAAGAATQKYMAKLVDEQEVMAAIADSIIEVYAMESAILRAEKLATGKGSVGSAIPVAMARVYAAGAIERIELASRRIIAAVAEGDMARTQFTILRRLAKHDPADTIALRRQVARHVIQAGKYAV
- the ppk1 gene encoding polyphosphate kinase 1, producing MTTKKRASAKHTVAKKNAEDAVPNLFFSRDESWLKFNQRVLEEAQDATNPLLERVKFLAITASNLDEFVEIRVAGILQRIEDGFNQPQAPDEGGLTPQERLDTLSVSIESFVREQYRCWNEQLLPALEAEKIRVMRWADLTSAARAHALKFYQNEVDPLLTPVTIDPSHPFPRVLNKALCIALLLRYKRKGIAAARTGTVLGVVTVPRSLPRLIPLPTPDGGTDFILLHELIESQVERMFRGYEVLSRSAFRVTRNSNLYMQEEESRSVLESVRMELHNRRKGDAVRLEIESSATEEIVERLRVNFELEPWQVFHTDGPVNLSRLMNLASDVKRADLKYPEFKPHDYKLQPKSADLFEDLRAKDVMLHHPFDSYQTVEEFIEAGALDPAVISMKQTLYRTSKDSPIFRALIEAGLSKDVTVVVELMARFDEDSNIRWARELEDAGVGVYHGIFGLKTHCKLSLLVRRDPDGVVRRYAHLGTGNYNPVTSRFYTDISLLTSRPELTAAVQSVFNYLTAESESETYEPLLVAPLTMADTFVRLIEREAEHAKAGLKSGIVAKVNGLLERRVIEALYAASQAGVEIDLIVRGMCSLRPGVKGLSERIRVRSIVGRYLEHSRIFSFANGGNPEIFCGSADWMARNLHERCEVVFPVSDVTLAKRLRDEILGSYLKDNTKARLLQPDGDYIRAPHEGKPFNAQQYLMSLAQGPEELDTVVAAKITS
- a CDS encoding thiolase family protein, giving the protein MRDVIIASAVRTAIGKAPRGTLRTTRPDDLAAVAINGALARIPQLDKAEIEDVILGCAMPEAEQGMNVARVASFRAGLPITASGMTINRYCASGLQSIAIAADRIRSGGAEVIVAGGTESMSYVPFGGNKISVNPWLVENYPGSYMSMGLTAERVASHYGITREQMDQFSYESHQKAIAAIAAGRFEDEIVPVTVTNTVPNGKGRAKPVESTFKQDEGPRADTSLEALAKLKPVFHAKGTVTAGNSSQTSDGAAAAVVMSAERAAALGIPALAKFIAFAYAGCDPEEMGIGPIHAIPKVLKMAGLSLEDIDLFELNEAFAAQSLAVLKVLGIDPAKVNVNGGAIALGHPLGCTGTKLTATLLREMPRRKAKYGIVTMCVGGGMGAAGVFEAVN